In Ochrobactrum vermis, the following proteins share a genomic window:
- the thpR gene encoding RNA 2',3'-cyclic phosphodiesterase yields MPRLFTALEIPRDAALSLSLLRGGLPGARWIDVENYHITLRFIGDVEGHVADEIANALDRVRRPEFMLNLSGVNAFGSKKPHSIYAGVSPSPELNALQAEIERICQRLHIPADPRKFTPHVTLARLRNARIDDVVHYLSSRGNFATLPFKVGRFVLMSSRDSVGGGPYVVEEAWPLVATSRTGQNWSASAMEAARTIR; encoded by the coding sequence ATGCCGCGTCTTTTCACTGCCCTCGAAATCCCGCGCGACGCCGCGCTTTCGCTCTCGTTGTTGCGAGGCGGTCTCCCCGGCGCACGCTGGATTGATGTCGAAAACTACCACATAACGCTGCGTTTTATCGGAGATGTGGAAGGCCACGTGGCCGACGAGATCGCCAATGCGCTTGATCGCGTGCGGCGGCCTGAATTCATGCTCAACCTGTCAGGCGTCAATGCTTTCGGCTCCAAAAAGCCGCACAGCATCTATGCGGGTGTATCCCCCTCGCCTGAACTCAACGCATTGCAGGCGGAAATCGAACGGATCTGCCAGCGGCTTCACATTCCCGCCGACCCGCGCAAGTTCACGCCCCATGTGACACTGGCGCGGCTGAGAAACGCCCGCATCGACGATGTGGTGCACTACCTCTCCTCGCGCGGCAACTTCGCGACGCTGCCCTTCAAGGTGGGACGGTTCGTGCTGATGTCGTCACGCGATTCCGTGGGTGGCGGACCTTACGTTGTCGAGGAAGCCTGGCCTTTGGTTGCCACATCCCGCACAGGCCAGAACTGGTCGGCAAGTGCGATGGAAGCTGCCAGAACCATCCGATAA
- a CDS encoding arylesterase, with translation MRFKLSIPAWLPIFAAIAAFTAASPIIAAQAQEDPTGLEDALPTEQLSQVRIVGFGDSLMAGYLLPSNAAFPQQLEKALNDKGVEVSIENAGVSGDTTTGGLSRIDWSIPDGTDLVILELGANDALRGIEPDITEKNLDEMLARLKQRGISVILAGMMAPPNMGKDYAAKFNPIYPKLAQKYGVPLYPFFLDGVATKKDLQLEDGMHPNEKGVETMVSNFMPTIEKSLTEMQNKGTSGG, from the coding sequence ATGCGTTTCAAACTCTCAATTCCGGCATGGCTCCCGATTTTTGCGGCGATTGCGGCTTTTACAGCGGCAAGCCCCATCATTGCGGCGCAGGCGCAGGAAGATCCGACCGGTCTCGAAGACGCTCTGCCGACCGAGCAATTGTCGCAAGTGAGAATCGTCGGCTTCGGCGACAGCCTGATGGCGGGCTATCTGCTGCCGTCCAATGCCGCCTTTCCGCAGCAGCTTGAAAAGGCGCTCAACGACAAGGGCGTCGAGGTTTCGATCGAGAATGCAGGCGTGTCGGGCGACACGACCACGGGCGGGCTTTCGCGCATCGACTGGTCGATCCCCGATGGAACCGATCTAGTTATTCTTGAACTGGGTGCCAATGACGCTCTGCGCGGCATCGAACCCGACATTACCGAAAAGAACCTCGACGAGATGCTGGCGCGCCTGAAGCAGCGCGGCATCTCGGTCATTCTTGCCGGCATGATGGCTCCGCCCAACATGGGCAAGGACTATGCCGCCAAGTTCAACCCGATCTATCCGAAGCTGGCACAAAAATATGGCGTGCCGCTCTACCCGTTTTTCCTCGACGGCGTAGCAACCAAGAAGGATCTTCAGCTCGAGGACGGAATGCACCCCAATGAAAAAGGCGTCGAAACGATGGTGTCCAACTTTATGCCCACCATCGAAAAGAGCCTGACAGAAATGCAAAACAAGGGGACATCGGGAGGCTGA
- a CDS encoding Bax inhibitor-1/YccA family protein translates to MADFRNIQAQQRPVGGARADAGIDQGLRSYMLGVYNMMAIGLAVTGLAAFAVAALATTTDPSAAVAQLANGKMLTALGAALYTSPLRWVVMLAPLAAVFFLSFRIERLSVSTANAVFWGYAALVGLSLSSIFLVFTGQSIVRTFFVTAASFGALSLYGYTTKRDLSAMGSFLVMGLFGLILASVVNIFLGSTALQFAISVIGVLIFAGLTAYDTQSIKEMYYEGDSSDAHGRKIVMGALRLYLDFINMFTFLLQFMGNRN, encoded by the coding sequence ATGGCTGACTTTCGCAATATTCAGGCGCAGCAGAGGCCGGTAGGCGGTGCTCGTGCTGATGCAGGCATCGACCAGGGCCTGCGCAGCTATATGCTGGGCGTCTATAACATGATGGCTATCGGCTTGGCCGTTACCGGCCTTGCCGCATTCGCCGTTGCAGCGCTCGCAACGACCACGGACCCGTCCGCAGCCGTCGCGCAGCTTGCCAACGGCAAGATGCTCACCGCACTGGGCGCTGCGCTTTATACGTCGCCGCTGCGCTGGGTGGTGATGCTTGCGCCGCTCGCGGCAGTGTTCTTCCTGAGCTTCCGCATCGAGCGTCTTTCGGTCTCGACCGCCAACGCCGTCTTCTGGGGCTATGCAGCTCTCGTCGGCCTGTCGCTGTCGTCGATTTTTCTGGTCTTCACCGGCCAGAGCATCGTTCGCACCTTCTTTGTAACGGCTGCTTCCTTCGGCGCGCTGTCGCTCTATGGTTACACGACCAAGCGCGACCTGTCCGCCATGGGTTCGTTCCTGGTCATGGGCCTGTTCGGCCTGATCCTGGCATCGGTCGTCAACATTTTCCTCGGCTCCACCGCGCTGCAGTTCGCGATCTCGGTGATCGGTGTTCTGATCTTCGCAGGCCTCACCGCCTACGACACGCAGTCGATCAAGGAAATGTACTACGAAGGCGATTCTTCGGATGCGCATGGCCGCAAGATCGTGATGGGCGCCCTGCGTCTCTATCTCGACTTCATCAACATGTTCACCTTCCTGCTGCAGTTCATGGGCAACCGTAACTAA
- a CDS encoding ABC transporter permease — translation MSAAKSFSLALRFALREMRGGLSGFYIFLACIALGVAAIGGVNSVARSVSTGIASEGQSILGGDVSFALNQREVSAEERAFIETQGRMAESATMRSMARMPDGSDQSLVEVKAVDAAYPLYGTLKVQPQQSLADMTGEKAGTYGAAVSQDFLSRMGLTLGAKVLLGSQTFELRGLIESEPDLLSSGFNFAPRFLVSLDGLRTSGLIQPGSLVDHIYKVALPNGAPDSAIADVRRQAAADFPDAGWNIRSRANAAPALSANIERFSQFLTLVGLTALIVGGVGVANAVRAYLDGKRGVIATFKSLGAPARFAVLVYLVQIMVIGLIGIVLGLILAAIIPFAAALALANYLPVVGGGGFFPGALALAAVFGLITTLAFAIIPLGRARDIPATALFREQGFEQRGLPPLLYLGLAVLLIAALAGLALYVAYDRRIAAIFIVSAIAAFGVLRLVADGIRWLARRVPRVRSTALRLAVGNIHRPGALTPSVVLSLGLGLTLMVAIALIDGNLRRQVTENIPAQAPDFFFVDIQNRDIGDFTRLVSGIVPDGKLTSGPMLRGRIVAFNGTNVRDMTIPPEAAWVLRGDRGITFSDTVPENSTLTEGEWWPTDYSGEPLVSFAEREGKELGLKLGDTVTVNVLGRNISAKIASFRQVQWETLAMNFVMVFSPNTFAGAPATWLATLTIPDSQKNLAPDVLRQVTKTWPAVTTVSVTDALNVANDLISQLATAIRAAASIALAASVLVLGGALAAGNRARVHDAVVLKTLGATRGTLITAYVLEYMLLGLATALFALAAGSLAGWYVVVEIMKLKASFLPDVALMTVAIALVLTVGFGLAGTWRVLGQKPAQVLRTI, via the coding sequence ATGAGTGCGGCAAAGTCGTTCTCGCTTGCTCTCCGCTTTGCGCTGCGCGAAATGCGCGGCGGGCTTAGCGGTTTCTATATTTTTCTGGCCTGTATCGCGCTTGGCGTTGCCGCCATCGGCGGCGTCAATTCGGTGGCGCGGTCGGTCAGCACCGGCATTGCATCGGAAGGCCAAAGCATTCTGGGCGGCGATGTCAGCTTCGCGCTCAATCAGCGGGAAGTATCGGCGGAAGAGCGCGCCTTCATTGAAACGCAGGGCAGGATGGCGGAAAGCGCCACGATGCGCTCCATGGCGCGCATGCCCGATGGCTCCGACCAGTCGCTGGTCGAGGTGAAAGCTGTCGATGCCGCCTATCCGCTTTATGGCACGCTGAAGGTCCAGCCGCAGCAATCTCTGGCCGATATGACCGGCGAGAAGGCCGGTACCTATGGCGCTGCCGTCAGCCAGGACTTTCTCAGTCGCATGGGGCTGACGCTGGGCGCAAAGGTGCTGCTCGGCTCGCAAACCTTCGAATTGCGTGGTCTGATCGAGAGCGAACCGGACCTGCTTTCGTCGGGCTTCAATTTTGCACCGCGTTTTCTCGTTTCACTCGATGGCCTGCGCACTTCCGGTCTCATCCAGCCCGGTAGTCTTGTCGATCATATCTACAAGGTTGCCCTGCCGAATGGTGCGCCGGATTCGGCAATTGCCGACGTCAGGCGGCAGGCAGCTGCCGATTTCCCCGATGCAGGCTGGAATATCCGCTCCCGCGCCAATGCCGCTCCGGCGCTCAGCGCCAATATCGAACGCTTTTCGCAATTCCTGACGCTGGTGGGTCTGACGGCCTTGATCGTCGGCGGTGTCGGTGTCGCCAATGCGGTGCGCGCCTATCTCGACGGCAAGCGCGGCGTGATCGCGACCTTCAAGTCGCTTGGCGCGCCTGCGCGCTTTGCGGTTCTGGTCTATCTGGTGCAGATCATGGTGATCGGCCTGATCGGTATCGTTCTGGGGCTGATACTGGCGGCGATCATTCCTTTTGCCGCCGCACTGGCGCTCGCCAATTATCTGCCGGTCGTCGGTGGCGGCGGGTTCTTCCCCGGTGCGTTGGCGCTCGCCGCCGTCTTCGGCCTCATCACCACGCTCGCCTTTGCGATCATTCCGCTTGGTCGCGCCCGCGATATTCCCGCGACGGCGCTGTTCCGTGAGCAGGGTTTTGAACAGCGGGGCCTGCCGCCGCTGCTTTATCTCGGCCTTGCTGTTCTGCTGATTGCGGCTCTCGCCGGATTGGCGCTCTATGTCGCCTATGACCGGCGCATTGCGGCGATCTTCATCGTCTCGGCCATTGCAGCTTTCGGCGTGTTGCGGCTTGTCGCCGATGGCATACGCTGGCTCGCCCGCCGCGTGCCGCGCGTGCGCTCGACAGCGCTTCGGCTTGCGGTCGGCAACATTCATCGTCCAGGCGCGCTCACGCCTTCCGTGGTGCTTTCGCTCGGCCTTGGCCTCACGCTGATGGTGGCGATCGCGCTGATTGACGGTAATCTGCGCCGTCAGGTCACGGAAAACATTCCGGCGCAGGCACCCGATTTCTTCTTCGTCGATATCCAGAACCGGGACATTGGCGATTTCACCAGGCTGGTCAGCGGTATTGTGCCCGACGGCAAGCTTACCTCCGGCCCGATGCTGCGCGGTCGCATTGTTGCCTTCAACGGGACCAATGTGCGCGACATGACCATTCCGCCGGAAGCAGCCTGGGTGCTGCGCGGCGACCGCGGCATAACCTTTTCCGATACAGTCCCCGAAAACTCGACGCTGACGGAAGGCGAATGGTGGCCGACCGATTATAGTGGTGAGCCGCTGGTGTCCTTCGCGGAGCGCGAGGGCAAGGAACTGGGCCTGAAGCTTGGCGACACGGTGACGGTCAATGTGCTTGGCCGCAACATCAGCGCAAAGATTGCAAGCTTCCGTCAGGTTCAGTGGGAAACGCTTGCGATGAACTTCGTCATGGTGTTCTCGCCCAATACCTTTGCCGGTGCACCGGCGACATGGCTGGCGACACTCACCATTCCCGACAGTCAGAAAAATCTGGCGCCCGATGTGCTGCGGCAGGTCACCAAGACCTGGCCTGCGGTTACGACCGTCAGCGTGACTGATGCGCTCAATGTCGCCAACGATCTCATCAGCCAGCTTGCCACCGCCATTCGCGCGGCGGCTTCCATTGCGCTTGCGGCTTCGGTTCTGGTGCTGGGCGGGGCGCTGGCTGCGGGCAATCGTGCCCGTGTTCACGATGCGGTTGTGCTGAAGACGCTGGGTGCCACGCGCGGCACGCTGATTACAGCCTATGTGCTTGAATATATGCTGCTCGGGCTTGCAACAGCCCTCTTTGCACTTGCTGCTGGCAGCCTGGCGGGCTGGTATGTCGTGGTGGAAATCATGAAGCTGAAAGCAAGCTTCCTGCCCGATGTCGCACTGATGACCGTTGCCATAGCACTGGTGCTGACGGTCGGTTTCGGGCTGGCCGGGACATGGCGTGTGCTGGGCCAGAAGCCTGCCCAAGTGTTGAGAACGATATGA
- a CDS encoding 4a-hydroxytetrahydrobiopterin dehydratase has protein sequence MARNRLTENELNEALRELDGWQKLDEREAIAKSFKFKDFNAAFGFMARAALHAEKLDHHPEWFNVYNRVDVTLATHSENGITELDIKLARKMNAIA, from the coding sequence ATGGCACGCAACCGGCTGACGGAAAATGAACTGAACGAAGCACTCAGGGAACTGGATGGCTGGCAGAAGCTCGACGAACGTGAAGCGATTGCCAAAAGCTTCAAGTTCAAGGATTTCAATGCCGCCTTCGGCTTCATGGCGCGCGCGGCGCTCCATGCGGAAAAGCTCGATCATCATCCTGAATGGTTCAATGTCTACAACCGCGTCGATGTCACGCTCGCCACCCATAGCGAAAACGGCATTACAGAGCTCGATATCAAGCTTGCGCGCAAGATGAACGCTATAGCCTGA
- a CDS encoding low molecular weight protein-tyrosine-phosphatase, with the protein MPSSFAYVAVPEITYHKRESSLTPTSILFICAGNICRSPLAEGVMGHVLEQRGIRHVTVDSAGTNGYHTGEEPDERSISVAARHGLDISAQRCRQLIAADFSRFDLILGMDRYNMRMIAQRQPANASAHIGLFTEIAEGKPVEIPDPYYGGTGDFEKVYRMVLAASIALADQFWPVRDVATKGQASSTT; encoded by the coding sequence GTGCCATCGTCTTTCGCCTATGTTGCGGTTCCTGAGATAACCTACCATAAGCGCGAGAGTTCCTTGACCCCGACCAGCATTCTTTTCATCTGCGCAGGCAATATTTGCCGTTCTCCGCTTGCCGAAGGCGTGATGGGCCATGTGCTGGAACAGCGCGGCATCCGCCATGTGACGGTCGATTCTGCCGGAACGAACGGTTACCATACCGGCGAGGAACCGGATGAGCGCTCCATCAGCGTTGCAGCGCGCCACGGTCTCGATATTTCGGCGCAGCGCTGCCGACAGTTGATCGCAGCCGACTTCAGCCGTTTTGACCTGATCCTTGGGATGGACCGCTACAACATGCGGATGATCGCCCAGCGACAGCCTGCAAATGCAAGTGCGCATATCGGGCTTTTCACCGAGATTGCCGAAGGAAAGCCGGTTGAAATCCCCGATCCCTATTATGGCGGGACCGGGGATTTTGAGAAGGTTTATCGGATGGTTCTGGCAGCTTCCATCGCACTTGCCGACCAGTTCTGGCCTGTGCGGGATGTGGCAACCAAAGGCCAGGCTTCCTCGACAACGTAA
- the rlmN gene encoding 23S rRNA (adenine(2503)-C(2))-methyltransferase RlmN yields the protein MSISFDLTIDDTRDQLARHARASLEAKPSLIGMSREELGEALIKAGVSERQVKMRISQLWHWLYVRGVSDFADMRNISKDLRGLLAQHFTIARPEVVEEQISQDGTRKWLFRFPPRGAGRPVEIECVYIPEEGRGTLCISSQVGCTLTCSFCHTGTQKLVRNLTSEEILAQLLTARDRLGDFPDKDTPDGAMVPAEGRKITNIVMMGMGEPLYNFEEVKKALLIASDGDGLSLSKRRITLSTSGVVPEIYRTGDEIGVMLAISLHAVRDELRDILVPINKKYPLEQLIKACREYPGLSNAKRITFEYVMLKDINDSLEDAKRLVKLLQGIPAKINLIPFNPWPGTNYQCSEWEQIEKFADYVNAAGYASPIRTPRGRDILAACGQLKSESERLRKSERLALEAMMIAGHGE from the coding sequence ATGTCCATTTCGTTCGACCTTACCATTGATGATACGCGCGACCAGCTTGCCCGCCACGCGCGCGCCAGCCTGGAGGCAAAGCCGTCGCTCATCGGCATGTCGCGCGAGGAATTGGGCGAAGCGCTGATCAAGGCCGGCGTGTCCGAGCGCCAGGTGAAGATGCGCATCAGCCAGCTCTGGCATTGGCTCTATGTGCGCGGCGTTTCCGACTTCGCCGACATGCGCAATATTTCCAAGGATTTGCGTGGCCTTCTGGCGCAGCATTTCACCATTGCCCGCCCGGAAGTGGTCGAGGAACAGATTTCACAGGACGGTACCCGCAAGTGGCTGTTCCGTTTTCCGCCGCGTGGTGCTGGCCGCCCGGTCGAGATCGAATGCGTTTATATTCCCGAAGAAGGTCGCGGCACGCTGTGCATTTCCAGCCAGGTTGGTTGCACGCTTACCTGCTCGTTTTGCCATACCGGAACGCAGAAGCTGGTGCGCAACCTGACCTCGGAAGAAATTCTGGCGCAGCTTTTGACCGCGCGCGACCGGCTTGGCGATTTTCCGGACAAGGATACGCCCGACGGCGCCATGGTGCCTGCCGAGGGCCGCAAGATCACCAATATCGTGATGATGGGCATGGGCGAGCCGCTCTATAACTTCGAGGAAGTGAAGAAGGCCCTGCTGATCGCCTCCGATGGCGATGGCCTGTCTCTCTCCAAGCGCCGCATCACGCTTTCGACCTCCGGTGTTGTGCCGGAAATCTATCGCACCGGCGACGAGATCGGCGTCATGCTCGCCATTTCGCTGCACGCCGTGCGTGACGAATTGCGCGACATTCTGGTGCCGATCAACAAGAAGTATCCGCTGGAACAGCTCATCAAGGCGTGCCGCGAATATCCGGGCCTGTCCAATGCCAAGCGCATCACTTTCGAATATGTGATGCTCAAGGACATCAATGACAGTCTTGAGGATGCCAAGCGTCTGGTGAAGCTTTTGCAGGGCATTCCGGCCAAGATCAACCTGATCCCGTTCAATCCGTGGCCCGGCACGAATTACCAGTGCTCGGAGTGGGAACAGATCGAAAAATTTGCCGATTATGTGAACGCGGCAGGCTATGCATCCCCGATCCGCACGCCGCGCGGCCGTGATATTCTCGCTGCCTGCGGCCAGCTTAAGTCGGAATCCGAACGCCTGCGCAAGAGCGAACGCCTTGCGCTCGAAGCCATGATGATTGCCGGGCACGGTGAATAA
- a CDS encoding invasion associated locus B family protein — MLGKSIVAASVFMIGMAGSALAQTPSQISQFNAWGAYSYQSGNGKVCYVLSVPTQKAPANVDHGDNFFLVSQKPGQNISFEPQFMAGYDLNTNAKVVVSIGNRNFNMFVNGKSGWMENAAEEPQLIAAMRGGSEMKVEAQSKRGTKTNYTYSLKGISDALKAIQKCK; from the coding sequence ATGCTTGGAAAATCGATCGTCGCGGCTTCTGTGTTCATGATTGGGATGGCGGGTTCGGCACTCGCCCAGACCCCGAGCCAGATCAGCCAGTTCAATGCCTGGGGCGCCTACAGCTATCAGTCGGGCAACGGCAAGGTCTGTTATGTCCTCTCCGTACCGACCCAGAAGGCTCCGGCCAATGTCGATCACGGTGACAACTTCTTCCTCGTGAGCCAGAAGCCCGGACAGAACATCTCGTTCGAACCGCAGTTCATGGCGGGTTACGACCTCAACACCAATGCCAAGGTTGTCGTCTCCATCGGTAACCGCAACTTCAACATGTTCGTCAACGGCAAGTCCGGCTGGATGGAAAATGCGGCGGAAGAGCCGCAGTTGATCGCAGCGATGCGGGGCGGCTCGGAGATGAAGGTGGAGGCACAGTCGAAGCGCGGCACCAAAACCAACTACACCTATTCTCTGAAGGGTATTTCGGATGCGCTGAAAGCCATCCAGAAATGCAAATAA
- a CDS encoding LysE family translocator yields MSFLTNLTFIPEWTIFVQFAIATAILSITPGPDMTLFVGRALSEGKAAGFACMAGASTGIVIHTTMVALGLSALILASPAAFTALKVVGAGYLVWLAVQAIRKGSAFSPEKNGGKKHTLFQNWLTGLGINLLNPKIILFNMTFLPQFVSAHDPHAMGKLFFLGLSFIPMALPFTIPMVVAADRFAGLLKKNPTVTRIVDWLFAGVFSAFALKIITAQAK; encoded by the coding sequence ATGTCTTTTCTGACAAACCTGACCTTCATTCCCGAATGGACGATTTTTGTCCAGTTCGCGATAGCAACCGCGATCCTTTCCATCACGCCCGGTCCTGACATGACGCTTTTCGTCGGGCGCGCCCTTTCCGAAGGCAAGGCCGCAGGTTTTGCCTGCATGGCTGGCGCCAGCACCGGCATTGTCATTCACACCACCATGGTGGCGCTCGGCCTTTCGGCGCTGATTCTGGCGTCCCCTGCAGCCTTTACGGCGCTCAAGGTTGTGGGTGCGGGCTATCTGGTCTGGTTGGCCGTGCAGGCGATCCGCAAGGGATCGGCTTTCTCGCCCGAGAAGAATGGCGGCAAGAAGCATACGCTGTTCCAGAACTGGCTGACAGGGCTTGGCATCAACCTTCTGAACCCGAAGATCATCCTGTTCAACATGACCTTCCTGCCGCAGTTCGTCTCCGCGCACGACCCGCATGCCATGGGCAAACTGTTCTTCCTCGGCCTGTCGTTCATTCCGATGGCGCTGCCCTTCACCATTCCGATGGTGGTGGCGGCAGATCGTTTTGCCGGGCTCCTGAAGAAGAACCCGACCGTGACGCGCATTGTGGACTGGTTGTTTGCGGGCGTATTCTCGGCTTTCGCGCTGAAGATCATCACCGCACAGGCGAAATAA
- a CDS encoding YkvA family protein has product MDDVRIGEILEPGSESEFKKRRERVKNGFWKAARRAGRMVPFMDEVVAAYYCALDQKTPTRVRMTLMAALAYFVLPFDAIPDILAGIGFTDDVAVLMAALTAVRAHITPAHRLAAQQALEDEGVRE; this is encoded by the coding sequence ATGGATGATGTCAGAATCGGCGAAATCCTCGAACCCGGTAGCGAGAGCGAATTCAAGAAGCGCCGCGAACGGGTGAAGAACGGTTTCTGGAAGGCCGCGCGCCGCGCCGGTCGCATGGTGCCGTTCATGGATGAGGTGGTTGCAGCCTATTACTGTGCGCTCGACCAGAAGACACCGACCCGCGTGCGCATGACGCTGATGGCGGCGCTCGCCTATTTCGTTCTGCCGTTTGACGCCATTCCCGATATTCTGGCCGGTATCGGCTTCACAGACGACGTTGCCGTGCTGATGGCAGCGCTCACCGCTGTTCGCGCCCATATCACACCTGCGCACCGGCTCGCCGCGCAGCAGGCGCTGGAGGATGAGGGAGTAAGGGAGTAA
- a CDS encoding GNAT family N-acetyltransferase gives MPVIRDFQPADIETITAIYTQAVLTGAGSYEIEPPTLDEMAKRFGAFVEQGFPILVAEEDGVVLGYAYASYFRVRPAYRWLAEDSIYIAPDAKGKGIGKLLLRELIERISALGFRQLLAVIGDGEHNIGSVKLHESLGFAHCGRIEGSGFKHERWLDTVLMQLPLNGGRSVEPGKPPLS, from the coding sequence ATGCCTGTCATCCGTGATTTCCAGCCTGCCGATATCGAAACGATCACCGCAATCTATACGCAAGCCGTTCTGACCGGCGCCGGTTCCTATGAGATCGAGCCGCCGACATTGGACGAAATGGCAAAGCGTTTCGGGGCATTTGTAGAGCAAGGTTTTCCGATCCTCGTCGCGGAAGAGGACGGCGTGGTTCTGGGCTATGCCTATGCGAGCTATTTCCGCGTCAGGCCTGCCTATCGCTGGCTTGCAGAGGATTCGATCTATATCGCCCCGGACGCGAAGGGGAAGGGAATCGGCAAGCTCCTGCTGCGCGAACTCATCGAGCGTATTTCCGCATTGGGGTTCCGGCAATTGCTGGCGGTGATCGGCGACGGCGAACACAATATCGGTTCGGTCAAGCTGCATGAAAGCCTGGGCTTCGCCCATTGCGGACGCATCGAGGGTTCCGGCTTCAAGCACGAACGCTGGCTCGACACCGTACTGATGCAATTGCCGCTCAACGGCGGGCGTTCAGTGGAACCGGGGAAGCCTCCGCTTTCATAA
- a CDS encoding DUF2794 domain-containing protein translates to MDTSSAANEDLSSRSPSSASPKVVPLDHARPAPISFNRHELGKILNIYGRMVSSGAWRDYAIDHLSDRAVFSIFRRASEVPLFRIEKNPKLSQKQGAYSVIAASGLIMKRGHELERVLRVFDKSLKLVES, encoded by the coding sequence ATGGATACGTCAAGCGCAGCGAATGAGGATTTGTCATCCCGTTCCCCCTCGTCTGCTTCGCCAAAGGTCGTTCCTCTCGACCATGCGCGACCCGCTCCCATCAGTTTCAACCGGCATGAACTCGGCAAAATCCTGAATATTTATGGCCGCATGGTCTCCTCCGGCGCGTGGCGGGATTACGCCATCGATCACCTGAGCGACCGCGCCGTGTTTTCCATCTTTCGCCGTGCAAGCGAGGTACCGCTTTTCCGCATCGAGAAGAATCCGAAACTGTCGCAGAAACAGGGTGCTTATTCGGTCATCGCTGCAAGCGGGCTTATCATGAAGCGCGGCCACGAGCTGGAGCGCGTGCTGCGCGTGTTCGACAAGAGCCTCAAGCTTGTGGAAAGCTGA
- a CDS encoding ABC transporter ATP-binding protein produces MTEQVVGPIIELENVHLTLGHAASSVHVLKGVSLHIAQGQSAGIVGPSGSGKSTLLMVLAGLEHVDNGTVKIAGQTISQMSEDQAAAFRGANIGIVFQSFHLIPNMTALENVAVPLELAGRRDAFDVAERELRAVGLGERLTHYPSELSGGEQQRVAIARALAPSPKILIADEPTGNLDTTTGRQIADLLFAKQRENGLTMVLVTHDPALAARCDIEIPVRSGRIEEPAQGGSVLESLAAGA; encoded by the coding sequence GTGACGGAACAGGTTGTTGGCCCGATTATCGAACTTGAGAACGTTCATCTGACCCTTGGTCACGCCGCCTCATCGGTGCATGTGCTGAAGGGCGTTTCCCTTCATATCGCGCAAGGACAGTCGGCTGGCATCGTTGGTCCGTCGGGTTCTGGCAAGTCCACGCTGCTGATGGTTCTGGCCGGTCTGGAGCATGTCGATAACGGAACTGTGAAGATCGCAGGTCAGACGATCAGCCAGATGAGCGAAGATCAGGCCGCCGCGTTCCGTGGCGCCAATATCGGCATCGTGTTCCAGTCCTTCCACCTCATTCCAAACATGACCGCGCTCGAAAATGTCGCCGTGCCGCTGGAACTTGCCGGGCGTCGGGACGCATTCGACGTGGCTGAACGTGAATTGCGCGCCGTCGGCCTCGGCGAGCGCCTCACACATTATCCATCCGAGCTTTCCGGCGGCGAGCAGCAGCGCGTGGCGATTGCTCGCGCGCTTGCGCCGTCACCGAAAATCCTGATCGCGGATGAGCCGACCGGCAATCTCGACACCACGACGGGTCGCCAGATTGCCGATCTTCTATTCGCCAAGCAGCGCGAAAACGGCCTGACCATGGTGCTCGTCACGCATGACCCGGCGCTTGCGGCACGCTGCGATATCGAAATTCCGGTGCGCTCGGGCCGGATCGAGGAGCCTGCACAGGGCGGCTCCGTTCTCGAATCGCTGGCGGCTGGCGCATGA